One segment of Toxotes jaculatrix isolate fToxJac2 chromosome 8, fToxJac2.pri, whole genome shotgun sequence DNA contains the following:
- the fpr1 gene encoding chemokine-like receptor 1, which translates to MMEFAPLTPFYIMNTTDFIGGNGSLYDEEEEEDYKDEHPQLRQSLNIMSLIVYCLAFFLGVLGNGVVIWVTGFKMKKTVNTVWFLNLAVADFLFTAFLPLGVTYTAMDFHWPFGNFMCKLNSTISFLNMFASVYILVVISVDRCVSVVWPVWAQNHRSVRRASYVSLGVWVLALILSAPNFIFRDTTPSNSNEDAIRCFNNFALSDDYDTESVKQLRHFRHQAMIITRFILGFVVPFTVIVSCYAVIIHHLRRNRTLANQSSRPFKIIAAVITTFFLCWAPYHIMTLIEMVHHTTDSSNEILYHVTAIGVPIATSLAFLNSCLNPLLYVFMGQDFKDKVRKSILNVLETAFQEEVSRSYTYTNSMVTSRSKEKSASFSDAEV; encoded by the coding sequence ATGATGGAGTTTGCGCCTCTTACTCCTTTCTATATCATGAATACAACAGATTTCATTGGAGGAAATGGTTCTTTgtatgatgaggaggaggaggaggactacAAGGACGAGCATCCTCAGCTGAGACAGTCTCTTAACATCATGTCTCTCATTGTTTACTGCCTGGCCTTCTTTCTTGGTGTGCTTGGGAATGGAGTGGTTATCTGGGTGACCGGgttcaagatgaagaaaacagttAACACAGTTTGGTTCCTCAACCTTGCTGTGGCCGACTTCCTCTTCACAGCATTCCTGCCTCTGGGTGTGACATACACAGCCATGGATTTCCACTGGCCTTTTGGTAATTTCATGTGCAAACTGAACAGCACCATAAGCTTTCTGAACATGTTCGCCAGTGTCTACATCCTGGTGGTGATCAGTGTGgacagatgtgtgtctgtggtgtggcCCGTCTGGGCCCAGAACCACCGGAGCGTACGCAGGGCGTCCTACGTGAGTCTGGGTGTTTGGGTACTGGCTCTGATTCTCAGCGCTCCAAACTTCATCTTCAGGGACACCACGCCATCAAATTCTAATGAAGACGCCATCAGATGCTTCAACAACTTCGCTCTGTCAGATGATTATGACACAGAATCTGTGAAACAGCTGCGACACTTTCGTCATCAGGCCATGATCATCACCCGCTTCATCCTGGGATTTGTTGTCCCCTTCACTGTCATTGTCTCCTGCTATGCTGTGATAATCCATCATCTGAGGAGGAACCGCACCCTGGCCAACCAGTCAAGTCGACCCTTTAAGATTATCGCTGCCGTCATCACCACTTTTTTCCTGTGCTGGGCGCCTTATCACATCATGACTCTAATTGAGATGGTTCATCACACAACTGATTCTTCAAATGAAATATTATACCATGTCACCGCTATCGGCGTCCCTATAGCCACCAGCCTGGCCTTTCTCAACAGTTGCCTGaaccccctgctgtatgtgttcATGGGCCAAGATTTCAAAGATAAAGTCCGCAAATCCATCCTGAATGTTTTGGAGACTGCCTTCCAGGAGGAGGTTTCTCGCTCGTACACCTACACAAACTCAATGGTCACCAGTCGCAGTAAAGAGAAGTCTGCTTCCTTTTCTGATGCTGAGGTATAA